Proteins found in one Mustela lutreola isolate mMusLut2 chromosome 12, mMusLut2.pri, whole genome shotgun sequence genomic segment:
- the LOC131812552 gene encoding olfactory receptor 13C7, translating into MENANQTVSVTEFILLGLSAHPKLEKTFFVLILLMYLVILLGNGVLILVTALDSRLHTPMYFFLGNLSFLDICYTTSSVPLILDSFLTPRKTVSFSACVMQMFLSFAMGASECVLLGMMAFDRYVAICNPLRYPVVMSKAAYVPMAAGSWAAGSAASMVQTSLAMRLPFCGNNIINHFTCEILAVLKLACADISINVISMGVTNVIFLGVPVLFIFVSYIFILATILRIPSAEGRKKAFSTCSAHFAVVVVFYGTILFMYGKPKSKDPLGADKQDVSDKLTSLFYGVVTPMLNPIIYSLRNKDVKAAVRDLVSQKCFTQ; encoded by the coding sequence ATGGAAAATGCCAACCAGACCGTCTCTGTGACTGAATTTATTCTCCTGGGCCTCTCAGCCCACCCAAAGCTGGAGAAAACGTTCTTTGTGCTCATCCTCCTGATGTACCTGGTGATCTTACTGGGCAATGGGGTCCTCATCCTGGTGACTGCCCTTGACTCCCGCCtgcacacacccatgtacttcttcctggggAACCTCTCCTTTCTGGACATCTGCTACACAACCTCCTCAGTCCCCCTCATTCTCGACAGCTTCCTGACCCCCAGGAAAACCGTCTCCTTCTCAGCCTGTGTCATGCAGATGTTTCTCTCCTTTGCCATGGGAGCCTCAGAGTGTGTGCTTCTGGGCATGATGGCATTtgatcgctatgtggccatctgtaacccCCTTAGGTACCCCGTGGTCATGAGCAAGGCTGCCTATGTGCCCATGGCAGCTGGCTCCTGGGCAGCTGGAAGTGCTGCCTCTATGGTTCAAACATCCCTTGCAATGAGGCTTCCCTTCTGTGGGAACAACATCATCAACCATTTTACCTGCGAGATCCTGGCTGTCCTTAAGTTGGCCTGTGCTGACATCTCCATCAATGTGATTAGTATGGGAGTGACAAATGTGATTTTTCTAGGGGTCCCAGTTCTGTTCATCTTTGTCTCTTATATCTTCATCCTCGCCACCATCCTGAGGATCCCCTCAGCTGAGGGGAGGAAAAaggccttctccacctgctctgCCCATTTTGCAGTGGTGGTCGTCTTCTATGGGACCATCCTCTTCATGTATGGGAAGCCCAAATCCAAGGACCCCTTGGGGGCAGACAAGCAGGATGTTTCAGACAAGCTCACCTCCCTCTTCTATGGGGTGGTAACCCCCATGCTCAACCCCATCATCTACAGCCTGAGGAACAAGGATGTAAAGGCTGCTGTGAGGGACCTGGTGAGTCAGAAATGCTTTACCCAGTGA
- the LOC131812573 gene encoding olfactory receptor 13C7-like: MEASNQSAVTEFVLLGLSAHPKLEKTFFVLILSMYLVILLGNGVLILVTVFDSRLHTPMYFFLGNLSFLDICYTTSSVPLVLDGFLTPRKTISFSACTGQMFLSFAMGATECVLLGMMAFDRYVAICNPLRYPMVMSKATYVPMAASSWVAGGVNSLVQISLAVQLPFCGDNVINHFICEILAVLKLACADISINVISMAVANVIFLGVPVLFIFVSYIFILTTILKIPSAEGRRKAFSTCSAHLTVVVIFYGTILFMYAKPKSKDPLGADKQDVSDKLISLFYGLLTPMLNPIIYSLRNKDVKTAVRNLVAQKHVTQ; the protein is encoded by the coding sequence ATGGAAGCATCCAACCAGTCTGCTGTGACAGAATTTGTTTTGCTTGGCCTCTCTGCCCATCCAAAACTAGAGAAAACGTTCTTTGTGCTCATCCTGTCCATGTACCTGGTGATCCTGCTGGGCAATGGGGTCCTCATCCTGGTGACCGTCTTTGACTCCCGCCtgcacacacccatgtacttcttcctggggAACCTCTCCTTCCTGGACATCTGCTACACAACCTCCTCAGTCCCTCTAGTCCTGGATGGCTTCCTCACTCCCAGGAAAACCATCTCCTTCTCAGCCTGCACTGGGCAGATGTTTCTCTCCTTTGCCATGGGAGCCACAGAGTGTGTGCTTCTGGGCATGATGGCATTtgatcgctatgtggccatctgtaacccCCTCAGATACCCCATGGTCATGAGCAAGGCCACCTATGTGCCCATGGCGgccagctcctgggtggctggtgGAGTCAATTCCTTGGTGCAGATCTCCCTTGCAGTACAATTGCCCTTCTGTGGGGACAATGTCATCAACCACTTCATCTGTGAGATCCTGGCTGTCCTGAAGTTGGCCTGTGCTGACATCTCCATCAATGTGATCAGTATGGCAGTGGCCAATGTGATCTTCCTGGGGGTCCCAGTTCTGTTCATCTTTGTCTCCTACATCTTCATCCTCACCACCATCCTGAAGATCCCCTCAgctgaggggaggagaaaggccTTCTCTACCTGCTCTGCCCACCTCACTGTGGTGGTCATCTTCTATGGGACTATTCTTTTCATGTATGCGAAGCCCAAATCTAAGGACCCCCTGGGGGCAGACAAGCAGGATGTTTCAGACAAGCTCATCTCCCTCTTCTATGGGCTTCTGACCCCCATGCTCAACCCCATCATCTACAGTCTGAGGAACAAGGACGTTAAGACTGCTGTGAGGAACCTGGTGGCTCAGAAGCACGTCACCCAGTGA
- the LOC131812566 gene encoding olfactory receptor 13C7-like, translating to MEVANKSVLAGFVLLGLSDQPKLEKTFFVVILSMYLVILLGNGVLILVTALDSRLHTPMYFFLGNLSFLDICYTTSSIPLVLDGFLTPRKTISFSACTGQMFLSFAMGATECVLLGMMAFDRYVAICNPLRYPMVMSKATYVPMAASSWVAGGVNSLVQISLAVQLPFCGDNVINHFTCEILAVLKLACADISINVISMAVANVIFLGVPVLFIFVSYIFILTTILKIPSAEGRRKAFSTCSAHLTVVVIFYGAILFMYAKPKSKDPLGADKQDVSDKLISLFYGVLTPMLNPIIYSLRNKDVKTAVKTLVNQKCFVQ from the coding sequence atggAAGTGGCCAACAAATCTGTTCTGGCAGGATTTGTCTTATTGGGGCTCTCAGATCAGCCAAAGCTTGAAAAAACATTCTTTGTGGTCATCCTGTCCATGTACCTGGTGATCCTGCTGGGCAATGGAGTCCTCATCCTGGTGACTGCCCTTGACTCCCGCCTACACacgcccatgtacttcttcctggggAACCTCTCCTTCCTGGACATCTGCTACACAACCTCTTCCATCCCTCTAGTCCTGGATGGCTTCCTCACTCCCAGGAAAACCATTTCCTTCTCAGCCTGCACTGGGCAGATGTTTCTCTCCTTTGCCATGGGAGCCACAGAGTGTGTGCTTCTGGGCATGATGGCATTtgatcgctatgtggccatctgtaacccCCTCAGATACCCCATGGTCATGAGCAAGGCCACCTATGTGCCCATGGCGgccagctcctgggtggctggtgGAGTCAATTCCTTGGTGCAGATCTCCCTTGCAGTACAATTGCCCTTCTGTGGGGACAATGTCATCAACCACTTCACCTGTGAGATCCTGGCTGTCCTGAAGTTGGCCTGTGCTGACATCTCCATCAATGTGATCAGTATGGCAGTGGCCAATGTGATCTTCCTGGGGGTCCCAGTTCTGTTCATCTTTGTCTCCTACATCTTCATTCTCACCACCATCCTGAAGATCCCCTCAgctgaggggaggagaaaggccttctccacctgctctgCCCACCTCACTGTGGTGGTCATCTTCTATGGGGCTATTCTTTTCATGTATGCGAAGCCCAAATCTAAGGACCCCCTGGGGGCAGACAAGCAGGATGTTTCAGACAAGCTCATCTCCCTCTTCTATGGGGTGCTGACCCCCATGCTCAACCCCATCATCTACAGCCTCAGAAACAAGGATGTGAAGACTGCTGTGAAGACCCTGGTGAATCAGAAATGCTTTGTCCAGTGA
- the LOC131812559 gene encoding olfactory receptor 13C7-like, with protein sequence MDRSNSTSPVVGFILLGLSAHPKLEKMFFVLILLMYLVILLGNGILILVTALDSRLHTPMYFFLGNLSFLDICYTTSSVPLILDSFLTPRKTVSFSACVMQMFLSFAMGATECVLLGMMAFDRYVAICNPLRYPVVMSKAACVPMAVGCWTAGSMTAMVQTSLAMRLPFCGNNVINHFTCEILAVLKLACADISINVISMTVANVIFLGIPVLFIFVSYVFIIATILRIPSTEGRKKAFSTCSAHFTVVVIFYGTILFMYGKPKSKDPLGADKQDISDKLTSLFYGVVTPMLNPIIYSLRNKDVKAAVKNLVLCKHVIQ encoded by the coding sequence ATGGACAGGTCCAATTCAACATCTCCTGTGGTGGGGTTCATCCTCCTGGGGCTTTCAGCCCACCCTAAGCTGGAGAAAATGTTCTTTGTGCTCATCCTCCTGATGTACCTGGTCATCCTGCTGGGCAATGGGATCCTCATCCTGGTGACTGCCCTTGACTCCCGCCTGCACacgcccatgtacttcttcctggggAACCTCTCCTTTCTGGACATCTGCTACACAACCTCCTCAGTCCCCCTCATTCTCGACAGCTTCCTGACCCCCAGGAAAACCGTCTCCTTCTCAGCCTGTGTCATGCAGATGTTTCTCTCCTTTGCCATGGGAGCCACAGAGTGTGTGCTTCTGGGCATGATGGCATTtgatcgctatgtggccatctgtaacccCCTTAGGTACCCCGTGGTCATGAGCAAGGCTGCCTGTGTGCCCATGGCTGTTGGCTGCTGGACAGCTGGAAGCATGACTGCCATGGTGCAAACATCCTTAGCTATGCGACTGCCCTTCTGTGGGAACAATGTCATCAACCATTTTACCTGCGAGATCCTGGCTGTCCTTAAGTTGGCCTGTGCTGACATCTCCATCAATGTGATTAGTATGACAGTGGCCAATGTGATATTTCTGGGCATTCcagttctgttcatttttgtcTCCTATGTGTTTATCATTGCTACCATCCTGAGGATCCCATCAACTGAGGGGAGGAAAAAGGCCTTCTCCACCTGTTCTGCCCACTTCACAGTCGTGGTCATCTTCTATGGGACTATCCTCTTCATGTATGGGAAACCCAAATCCAAGGATCCCCTGGGGGCAGATAAGCAGGATATTTCAGACAAGCTCACCTCCCTCTTCTATGGGGTGGTGACCCCTATGCTCAATCCCATCATCTACAGCCTCAGGAACAAGGACGTGAAGGCCGCTGTGAAGAACCTGGTCCTATGCAAACATGTCATCCAGTGA